The following are encoded in a window of Centroberyx gerrardi isolate f3 chromosome 1, fCenGer3.hap1.cur.20231027, whole genome shotgun sequence genomic DNA:
- the pou4f1 gene encoding POU domain, class 4, transcription factor 1, translated as MMSMNSKQPHFAMHPSLPEHKYTTLHSSSEAIRRACLQTPQLQSNIFASLDETLLARAEALAAVDIAVSQGKTHPFKPDATYHTMNTVPCPSNSTVPLAHHHHHHHHHHHHQNLETDIMDHINSPPLALMGSAHDGTGGGGGVGGGGGGGGLISTPSAHPHSHSHMHGLGHLSHQAMGMNSPLTHHGLLPGHHGGNQGGPGLTNAGLPCINDSDTDPRELEAFAERFKQRRIKLGVTQADVGGALANLKIPGVGSLSQSTICRFESLTLSHNNMIALKPILQAWLEEAEGAQREKMSKPDIFNGGEKKRKRTSIAAPEKRSLEAYFAVQPRPSSEKIAAIAEKLDLKKNVVRVWFCNQRQKQKRLKFSAAH; from the exons ATGATGTCCATGAACAGCAAACAGCCGCACTTCGCCATGCATCCCTCCTTACCCGAGCACAAGTACACCACCCTGCATTCCAGCTCGGAAGCCATAAGGAGAGCCTGTCTACAAACTCCACAG CTGCAGAGTAACATATTTGCGAGCCTGGATGAGACCCTGCTGGCCCGGGCTGAGGCTTTGGCGGCCGTGGACATCGCCGTGTCCCAGGGCAAGACGCACCCGTTCAAGCCCGACGCCACCTACCACACGATGAACACAGTGCCATGCCCGTCGAACTCCACCGTGCCACTGgcccaccatcaccaccaccaccatcaccaccaccaccaccagaaCCTGGAGACGGACATCATGGACCACATCAACTCGCCGCCTTTGGCCCTGATGGGCAGCGCGCACGACGGGACCGGCGGAGGCGGTGGCGTGGGTGGTGGAGGTGGCGGCGGCGGGCTCATCTCCACCCCCTCTGCCCACCcgcactctcactctcacatgCACGGCTTGGGCCACCTCTCCCACCAGGCTATGGGCATGAACTCGCCTCTCACCCACCACGGGCTTTTACCTGGCCACCACGGAGGGAATCAAGGCGGCCCGGGGCTCACTAACGCCGGACTCCCCTGCATCAATGACTCGGACACAGACCCAAGGGAGCTGGAGGCTTTCGCGGAGCGCTTCAAGCAGCGGAGGATCAAGCTGGGGGTAACCCAGGCGGACGTGGGAGGCGCTCTGGCTAATCTCAAAATCCCCGGCGTGGGATCACTGAGCCAAAGTACAATTTGTCGATTCGAGTCGTTAACTCTCTCCCACAACAACATGATTGCGCTCAAACCCATCCTCCAGGCCTGGCTGGAGGAGGCCGAGGGGGcccagagggagaaaatgagcaAACCGGACATTTTCAACGGAGGGGAAAAGAAACGCAAGCGGACCTCGATAGCGGCCCCAGAAAAGCGGTCTTTGGAGGCTTACTTCGCCGTACAGCCTCGACCGTCGTCCGAGAAAATAGCAGCTATAGCTGAAAAGTTGGACCTGAAAAAAAACGTGGTGCGAGTGTGGTTTTGTAACCAAAGACAGAAGCAGAAGAGGTTGAAATTTTCCGCTGCTCACTGA